One region of Cydia fagiglandana chromosome 17, ilCydFagi1.1, whole genome shotgun sequence genomic DNA includes:
- the LOC134672718 gene encoding uncharacterized protein LOC134672718: MNIDVSSWDLIIIHLVIQKLDQESRKLWEHKISDNSDSLPTFSEFSTFLESRFRALEFLDPSNKRETKPKEAERPKVFSVTTTASSISCPCCAEAHLLYQCKRFGQDSVQQRRDFVKNKALCFNCFGAKHSATQCKRDTSCKRCGRRHHSLLHLDSEHPPTAQPSRVSEGDKIHGKQREGIQEKPEQREPVPSNIVAHAAEGSSMPNSEVMLTTALVKVENKGNCHTLRAFLDQGSQISFVSEHTVQLLQLHKIPANGSVDPSGLGGEKILLSTPIKHKVQFKIQSTCGSFSCVVQAYVVRQVTNPIPSQKVEIHDWPELKKLKMADPGYDTPGHVDMLLGAEVYGQTLIEGMVRNPTSNLTAQNTALGWILSGKTQVIPGTRK, encoded by the coding sequence ATGAATATAGATGTTTCATCCTGGGATCTCATTATTATCCACCTGGTCATACAGAAGCTTGACCAGGAATCCCGGAAACTATGGGAACACAAGATCAGTGACAACTCAGACTCACTACCAACCTTTAGTGAATTTTCAACATTCCTGGAATCCAGATTCAGAGCATTAGAGTTCCTCGATCCAAGTAACAAGAGAGAAACTAAACCAAAAGAAGCGGAGCGACCTAAGGTGTTCAGTGTTACTACAACAGCGTCATCAATATCCTGTCCATGCTGTGCAGAAGCTCACTTGTTGTACCAATGTAAGCGGTTTGGCCAGGACTCAGTACAACAACGACGggactttgtcaaaaataaggCGTTGTGCTTCAATTGCTTCGGAGCAAAGCATTCTGCAACACAGTGCAAGCGAGATACTTCGTGTAAGCGCTGCGGTCGTCGCCACCACTCCCTGCTGCATCTGGACAGCGAGCATCCACCTACAGCGCAACCAAGCCGAGTTAGTGAAGGGGATAAGATCCACGGCAAACAGCGTGAAGGTATCCAGGAGAAGCCAGAGCAGAGGGAACCAGTCCCTAGTAACATTGTGGCTCATGCTGCTGAAGGGTCGAGTATGCCCAATAGTGAGGTAATGTTAACTACGGCATTAGTTAAGGTAGAAAATAAGGGAAATTGTCATACACTTAGGGCATTTCTTGACCAGGGTTCTCAAATATCATTTGTGAGTGAGCATACTGTTCAATTACTTCAGTTACACAAGATACCTGCAAATGGTAGTGTTGATCCTTCAGGACTGGGTGGGGAGAAAATCCTATTGTCAACACCAATTAAACACAAGGTTCAATTCAAAATACAATCCACTTGTGGCTCCTTTAGTTGTGTTGTTCAGGCATATGTGGTAAGACAGGTAACTAATCCCATTCCTTCACAGAAAGTTGAGATTCACGATTGGCCAGAGTTGAAGAAATTAAAGATGGCAGATCCAGGATATGACACTCCAGGGCATGTGGACATGTTGCTGGGTGCTGAGGTGTATGGACAGACTCTGATAGAGGGTATGGTACGGAATCCGACGTCCAACCTGACAGCACAAAACACCGCTCTGGGCTGGATCCTGTCAGGAAAAACGCAA